A window of Clupea harengus chromosome 24, Ch_v2.0.2, whole genome shotgun sequence genomic DNA:
AGTTAGAAGTAACTTTGGAAGCCATCACTCATACTGACAAAGTAGGCTGTTATAAGTATCTTGCATGCTTTATTATAAATATCCAAAACTCACTTCAAACAGAAACGCAAGCTGAATTAGATGCCTGTGTGACAGGCTAGATCTGAATGTTTCTCCCTGTATAATACACCTCTGACTTAGCAGATGCAATTGGCAGCTCTTAAGCAACAATTCTTTGGAACCATGTACAACCATGGCGTTCAATGCAAATTATGTAGTTATTTTCAGGAGTTGGGCTACTTATTGTAAATATTTGTTCAAAAGCTTTTTGGACTACTTATACAATatccatgcattttttttttttgcaggtaaTACTCTATTTTACACAGCTGGTATAATATTGGAATAACATTGCTATTGAATttacaggaagaggaagtggaacCTGAGCCTGCACCGAGTAGCCATGGTGACGAGAAGCTTCAGAGCAAACATAAGGACAACAGTCTGGTAGGTCAAGGGCAGTGAACTAAACAGTGTGCCTCCAActcatgacaaacaaacaccacaaacaaacaagcaaggaaGCAAACAAATGAACATACTCAGCCTAGTAACAGGgatataaatatttaaaaaaccTTGTGTTTCTGGAGTTTGACTGGCTAACAATATCAAGGCCATAGGTGCAATACCCAGGGAgctcacacactgataaaatATACAtccttacaaaaaaaagaaaaagaaaaaaaaaacactttaaaagtGAGGTcccgtgattctaatcccattcacctttttgtcaaattcagcactTTGCTGCTCATGTTGTTCGTTCAGTGTTtgcaccaacaaaaaaaaacaacaacagaaatgttcgtacacagttctggctctgtgcgtgggaaacaaacatagtggctcggaccaagccataaacaatcccagccaatcaacacagtgcttctgGAGTGCAGAAGGGAAAGGTGCAATTTAATTGGCTGTCGAGGTCAAATATCAACACCCTTTCGCGAAAAATGAATCGTGTTACTGTTACTTTATCTGTTGAATAAATGtgctaaatgagtaaatgttAATGTAGATTGACATTGTCAATATGATGTTTTGCAGAAGTGTGTGGACCCACCTACCCGGCCCCTTTCCTGTGCTTCAGAGCCCAATGGCGTTGATTCGTCAGGTTTGGGCAGGAATGGCAGAGACGAGTCATCAGAAGTCGCCTCACTGAGGGGGTTACATGTGAGGCTGGTGGACTGCCGTGACAGACTGGGACCACATGGAGTTTTGATCGTTAAAGAAGATGGAGGTGAGGGCCACCATAACTAATAAtaacgataataataataataataataataataatttattatcatcatcatcatcatgataataatacaaactTTTATTTAATGGTGCCTTTCATGGCACTCAAGGTCACCTTTGATCACATAagatcaataaaaacatacaagTCAACAATGAAACATACAGTTAGCAACAGCGCATAGCTCAGCAATGAGTTAAATCGGTAATTTAGGTAAAAAAATGCAGGTCATTGATTTATAATTTGCCTTTTCCAGGTGATGGCTCCCAGATCCGTCAGAATGGAGATGACGCCTCTGCACctaaagagggagtgaggagcTCGTGTGGGAAGCTGTTTCCCAGGGCAACCGATCTTCACCAtcacaagagaacacacaccactgagaagCCTTACCAGTGCTCGCAGTGTGACAAGCACTTCTCTCTCAGGTCGAACTTTAGGAAGCACCAGAGAGTGCACAGCGGAGAGAGACCATACCGCTGCACGCAGTGTGGCGTGTCCTTCACTCAGGTGTCCAACCTGACGAGGCACAGGTATCAGCACACTGGGGAGCTGCTTAACgtctgcactgtgtgtgggAAAGCTTTCGCTCGACAGGACCTTCTCAAAAAACACAACCGAGTTCATACCGGGGAGAGACCGTACGCTTGCACTCAGTGTCCAAAGTCTTTTTCGTGGGTTTCGTCGCTCAAACATCATTTGACTACCCATGTGGATCAGACTTCGAAGAACTTGCAGGGTAGCTTGTGTGTCCTCGAGGACCACCGGAGGCCCCCTGCAGGGGAAAAGCCTCATCAGTGCTCACACTGTGACAAAAGCTTTAGTGGACAATCTAGCCTCCGGGCGcatcacaggagacacacaggggAGAAGCGGTGTCTGTGCCAGTACTGCGGTAAAACGTTCAGCGGGCCGCAGTCTCTTGCCGTCCACCAGCGCACGCACACCGGAGAGAGACCGTTCAAGTGCGTGCGGTGCGGAAAAAGCTTTGCCCAGTCGTCGGTGCTGCGTAGCCACGAGCTGCGGCACACGGGCGAACGGCCTCACGTCTGTGGATCGTGCGGGCGGGCCTTCGTCCGTCGGGACTTGCTCAAGAAGCACCAGCGAGTGCACACCGGGGAGAAACCTTATCACTGCGCCATCTGCGGGAATCGCTTTGGATACCCGGCAAGTCTGAAGAAACACCTGAAGCAGGCGCAcaccgtggtggtggtggaaaaCCGCCGGTGCTCGCAGTGTGGGATGAGGTTCACGACAACGCGGGATTTCAGGACGCACGGGTGTGTGATGACGAAGGGCGGTTCCGTTGAGAACGCTTTCGGCGGATCGTTGCAAGAACTGGCTGAAGAGTTGGTGTTGCCTCTTATTCAGGGAAACCCCATGTGATGCACTGATGGtgaggtgtgttttgtgtggacTTGATTGATGCATTTGCActtatgaatacaaataaattaatataaaaTCTCAGTGGTCCTGCATTAGTGACATTTGACAAGTC
This region includes:
- the LOC105895796 gene encoding zinc finger protein 2-like, with product MRNQVDGADTCYHRYNQRYYFTYLRMVTTCVVPCCRKRSDRCPQLRYFRIPAVRTNEGSLTRKLSDRRRATWIARINRANFQPTAAHRVCSLHFAKGEPSQLYDQANPDWAPSLKLEVTLEAITHTDKEEEVEPEPAPSSHGDEKLQSKHKDNSLKCVDPPTRPLSCASEPNGVDSSGLGRNGRDESSEVASLRGLHVRLVDCRDRLGPHGVLIVKEDGGDGSQIRQNGDDASAPKEGVRSSCGKLFPRATDLHHHKRTHTTEKPYQCSQCDKHFSLRSNFRKHQRVHSGERPYRCTQCGVSFTQVSNLTRHRYQHTGELLNVCTVCGKAFARQDLLKKHNRVHTGERPYACTQCPKSFSWVSSLKHHLTTHVDQTSKNLQGSLCVLEDHRRPPAGEKPHQCSHCDKSFSGQSSLRAHHRRHTGEKRCLCQYCGKTFSGPQSLAVHQRTHTGERPFKCVRCGKSFAQSSVLRSHELRHTGERPHVCGSCGRAFVRRDLLKKHQRVHTGEKPYHCAICGNRFGYPASLKKHLKQAHTVVVVENRRCSQCGMRFTTTRDFRTHGCVMTKGGSVENAFGGSLQELAEELVLPLIQGNPM